One window from the genome of Erwinia sorbitola encodes:
- the fabF gene encoding beta-ketoacyl-ACP synthase II, with protein sequence MSKRRVVVTGLGMLSPVGNTVESTWNALVAGQSGISLIDHFDTSAYATRFAGLVKDFNCDEFISRKDQRKMDAFIQYGVVAGIQAMQDSGLEITEENAERIGAAIGSGIGGLGLIEENHASLVNGGPRKISPFFVPSTIVNMIAGHLTIMFGMKGPSISIATACTSGVHNIGHAARIIAYNDADVMLAGGAEKASTPLGVGGFGAARALSTRNDNPQAASRPWDKDRDGFVLGDGAGLVVLEEYEHAKKRGAKIYAEIVGFGMSSDAYHMTSPPENGAGAALAMVNALKDAQLSPDQIGYINAHGTSTPAGDKAETQAVKSVFGASAHSVMVSSTKSMTGHLLGAAGAVESIFTILALRDQVIPPTINLDNPDEGCDLDFVPHTARQTKGLEYTLCNSFGFGGTNGSLIFRKI encoded by the coding sequence GTGTCTAAGCGTCGTGTAGTTGTGACTGGTCTTGGCATGTTGTCTCCTGTCGGCAATACCGTAGAGTCCACCTGGAATGCTCTTGTTGCCGGTCAGAGTGGCATCAGCCTCATCGACCATTTTGATACTAGTGCCTACGCAACGCGTTTTGCTGGCTTAGTAAAAGATTTTAATTGTGATGAATTTATCTCGCGCAAAGATCAGCGCAAGATGGACGCCTTCATCCAATATGGAGTTGTCGCTGGCATTCAGGCCATGCAGGATTCCGGCCTGGAAATTACAGAAGAGAACGCTGAACGTATTGGTGCTGCTATCGGTTCCGGTATTGGCGGTCTTGGTCTTATTGAAGAAAACCACGCCTCTCTGGTGAATGGTGGCCCACGTAAAATCAGCCCGTTCTTTGTTCCTTCGACCATTGTTAACATGATCGCCGGGCATCTGACGATTATGTTTGGCATGAAAGGCCCAAGTATCTCCATCGCTACTGCCTGTACTTCTGGTGTGCATAACATTGGTCACGCTGCGCGTATCATCGCGTATAACGATGCTGACGTGATGCTGGCCGGTGGCGCAGAGAAAGCCAGTACGCCGCTGGGTGTAGGTGGGTTTGGTGCTGCACGTGCGCTTTCCACCCGCAACGACAACCCGCAGGCGGCAAGCCGTCCGTGGGATAAAGATCGTGATGGCTTTGTACTGGGTGATGGTGCAGGGCTGGTGGTGCTGGAAGAGTACGAACACGCGAAAAAACGCGGTGCGAAAATTTACGCTGAAATCGTCGGCTTTGGTATGAGCAGCGATGCCTACCATATGACATCTCCACCTGAAAATGGTGCGGGTGCGGCATTGGCGATGGTAAATGCACTGAAAGACGCACAGCTTTCACCTGATCAAATCGGTTACATCAACGCACACGGCACTTCAACGCCGGCCGGAGATAAAGCCGAAACGCAGGCGGTGAAGTCTGTCTTTGGTGCAAGTGCACACAGCGTGATGGTCAGTTCGACAAAATCCATGACCGGCCACCTGTTAGGGGCGGCGGGCGCGGTGGAGTCGATCTTCACTATTCTTGCACTGCGTGACCAGGTCATTCCGCCAACCATAAATCTGGATAATCCGGATGAAGGTTGCGATCTTGATTTTGTTCCGCATACGGCGCGTCAGACAAAAGGCCTGGAGTACACCCTGTGTAACTCCTTCGGTTTCGGCGGTACCAATGGTTCGCTGATTTTCCGTAAGATCTGA
- the tmk gene encoding dTMP kinase, which translates to MNSKFIVIEGLEGAGKTTARDAVVSELRRHGINDIVFTREPGGTPLAEKLRELIKQGINDEPITAQAELLMLYAARVQLVENVIKPALARGAWVVGDRHDLSSQAYQGGGREMDSGLMHSLKQAVLGDFSPDLTLYLDVTPEIGLQRARARGALDRIEQESLNFFIRTRERYLELAAADSRIKTVDATQPLDQVTASLRQTLDQWLQEQR; encoded by the coding sequence ATGAACAGTAAATTTATCGTTATTGAAGGCCTGGAAGGCGCAGGGAAAACTACCGCTCGTGATGCGGTGGTCAGTGAACTCCGGCGCCATGGCATTAACGACATTGTCTTTACGCGCGAACCCGGCGGCACTCCGTTGGCTGAGAAGCTTCGCGAGCTGATTAAGCAGGGCATTAACGATGAGCCGATTACCGCTCAGGCGGAGCTATTAATGCTTTATGCCGCCCGGGTACAGTTAGTTGAAAATGTCATTAAACCGGCACTGGCGCGCGGTGCCTGGGTCGTGGGTGACCGTCATGACCTCTCCTCTCAGGCCTACCAGGGGGGCGGTCGTGAGATGGACAGCGGCTTAATGCACAGCCTTAAGCAGGCGGTTCTGGGGGACTTTTCCCCGGATCTGACGCTCTACCTTGATGTCACTCCGGAAATCGGGCTGCAACGCGCTCGTGCCCGTGGTGCGCTGGATCGTATTGAGCAGGAGTCTCTTAACTTCTTTATCCGCACGCGCGAGCGATACCTTGAGCTGGCGGCTGCGGATAGCCGCATCAAAACAGTAGATGCGACACAGCCGCTGGATCAGGTCACCGCATCATTGCGCCAAACCCTCGATCAGTGGTTACAGGAACAGCGATGA
- a CDS encoding metal-dependent hydrolase, with protein sequence MFLVDSHCHLDGLNYETLHQDVSDVLAKAAARDVKFMLAVATTLPGYSAMVDLIGERPNVAYSCGVHPLHLQEEYDYAELRELAAHPRVIAMGETGLDYFYQKETMERQQASFREHIRIGRDLNKPVIVHTRDARADTLAILQEEQAQDCGGVLHCFTEDRETAAKLLDMGFYISFSGIATFKNAEQIREAARYVPLDRMLVETDSPYLAPVPHRGKENQPAYTRDVAEYMAVVKGVTIAEMAQATTENFSRLFHVPMSRLSD encoded by the coding sequence ATGTTTTTGGTTGATTCCCATTGCCACCTTGATGGCCTGAATTATGAAACCCTGCACCAGGATGTGTCGGATGTGCTGGCAAAAGCCGCCGCTCGTGATGTGAAATTTATGCTGGCGGTGGCGACCACGCTGCCGGGCTATTCAGCGATGGTTGACCTGATTGGCGAGCGTCCGAACGTGGCTTACTCCTGCGGGGTGCACCCGCTGCATCTGCAAGAAGAGTATGACTATGCTGAACTGCGTGAGCTGGCTGCCCATCCTCGAGTTATTGCCATGGGTGAAACAGGTCTGGACTATTTTTACCAAAAAGAGACCATGGAGCGCCAGCAGGCATCCTTCCGTGAACATATCCGTATCGGGCGCGATCTGAATAAACCGGTAATTGTGCACACCCGCGATGCCCGGGCAGATACCCTGGCAATCCTGCAAGAAGAGCAGGCGCAGGATTGCGGCGGCGTACTGCACTGTTTCACTGAAGACCGTGAAACCGCAGCAAAACTGCTGGATATGGGCTTCTATATCTCCTTTTCCGGCATTGCTACCTTTAAGAATGCCGAGCAGATCCGCGAAGCCGCCCGCTATGTGCCGCTGGACAGGATGCTGGTTGAAACCGACTCGCCGTATCTGGCTCCGGTACCTCATCGTGGTAAAGAAAATCAGCCCGCGTATACCCGCGATGTGGCGGAATACATGGCGGTAGTGAAAGGTGTGACTATCGCTGAGATGGCGCAGGCGACTACGGAGAACTTTTCTCGCCTGTTCCATGTGCCGATGTCACGTCTGTCAGACTGA
- the yceG gene encoding cell division protein YceG, giving the protein MTKIRKIIVVLLTLVLLTAAYGYWQTRQFADSALTIDKETIFTLPAGSGRVVLEAQLESKHIVRSGPWFGILLKLEPELAKFKAGTYRFTPDMTVRQMLELLASGKEAQFPLRFVEGTRMQEWLSQLRNAPYIRHTLEDDKLATVAAALKLEGEQAGVEGWFYPDTYLYTANTSDVALLKRAHERMKELVDKEWQGKMDNLPYKSKNDMLTMASIIEKETAVSDERSRVASVFINRLRLGMRLQTDPTVIYGMGDAYKGTLTRKDLERPTAYNTYTISGLPPGPIAMPGKASVAAAAHPDKTDFLYFVADGKGGHTFTTNLASHNKAVQVYRQAMKGKNEQ; this is encoded by the coding sequence ATGACTAAAATCCGAAAAATTATTGTGGTTCTGCTCACTTTAGTGCTGCTGACGGCCGCCTATGGCTACTGGCAAACACGCCAGTTTGCTGACTCTGCGCTGACGATTGATAAAGAGACTATCTTCACCCTGCCAGCAGGCTCAGGGCGTGTGGTACTTGAAGCGCAGCTTGAGTCGAAGCACATTGTGCGCAGCGGCCCGTGGTTTGGCATTCTGTTAAAGCTGGAACCGGAACTGGCAAAATTCAAAGCCGGAACCTATCGTTTTACCCCTGATATGACCGTGCGGCAGATGCTGGAGTTACTGGCCAGCGGCAAAGAGGCGCAGTTTCCGCTGCGTTTCGTTGAGGGTACGCGTATGCAGGAGTGGCTGAGTCAGTTACGCAATGCGCCTTACATCAGGCACACCCTGGAAGACGACAAACTCGCGACCGTTGCTGCGGCATTGAAACTGGAAGGTGAGCAGGCGGGCGTTGAAGGCTGGTTCTATCCAGATACTTATCTCTATACCGCCAATACCAGCGACGTTGCGCTGCTGAAACGTGCTCATGAACGGATGAAAGAGCTGGTGGATAAAGAGTGGCAGGGCAAAATGGATAACCTGCCGTACAAAAGCAAAAATGATATGCTGACCATGGCCTCAATTATTGAGAAAGAGACGGCGGTCAGCGACGAGCGCAGCCGCGTGGCTTCAGTGTTTATTAACCGTCTGCGTCTGGGCATGCGCCTGCAAACCGACCCGACCGTCATCTACGGAATGGGGGATGCCTACAAAGGCACCCTGACGCGAAAGGATCTGGAGAGGCCGACTGCGTATAACACCTATACGATTAGCGGCCTGCCGCCAGGCCCGATTGCGATGCCAGGCAAAGCATCAGTGGCTGCGGCAGCACATCCGGATAAGACCGACTTCCTCTATTTTGTGGCCGATGGAAAGGGTGGTCATACGTTTACCACCAATCTGGCCAGTCATAATAAAGCCGTGCAGGTATATCGCCAGGCGATGAAGGGAAAAAATGAACAGTAA
- the ptsG gene encoding PTS glucose transporter subunit IIBC — translation MFKNAFANLQKVGKSLMLPVSVLPIAGILLGVGSANFAWLPAVVSHVMAEAGGSVFANMPLIFAIGVALGFTNNDGVSALASVVAYGIMVKTMAVVAPLVLHLPAEEIAAKHLADTGVLGGIIAGSIAAYMFNRFYRIKLPEYLGFFAGKRFVPIISGFTAIFLGVALSFIWPPIGTAIQEFSQWAAYQNPVVAFGIYGVVERALVPFGLHHIWNVPFQMQIGEFTNAAGQVFHGDIPRYMAGDPTAGKLSGGFLFKMYGLPAAAIAIWHSAKPENRAKVGGIMISAALTSFLTGITEPIEFSFMFVAPILYAIHAILAGLAFPICILLGMRDGTSFSHGLIDFIVLSGNSSKIWLFPIVGIIYGLIYYTIFRVLIAKLDLKTPGREETTSEQTVGNANEMAANLVAAFGGKENITNLDACITRLRVSVADVSKVDQAGLKKLGAAGVVVAGSGVQAIFGTKSDNLKTDMDDFIRNS, via the coding sequence ATGTTCAAAAATGCATTTGCGAACCTGCAAAAGGTCGGTAAATCGCTGATGTTGCCCGTATCGGTGCTGCCGATTGCGGGGATCCTGCTCGGTGTTGGCTCTGCTAACTTCGCCTGGCTGCCAGCGGTAGTTTCTCATGTTATGGCCGAAGCCGGTGGTTCAGTGTTTGCTAACATGCCGCTGATCTTCGCTATCGGTGTTGCGCTGGGCTTCACCAACAACGACGGTGTTTCCGCACTGGCCTCAGTTGTGGCTTACGGCATCATGGTGAAAACCATGGCAGTTGTGGCACCACTGGTATTACATCTGCCTGCCGAAGAAATTGCGGCGAAACACCTGGCGGATACTGGTGTGCTGGGCGGCATCATCGCCGGTTCCATCGCTGCGTATATGTTTAACCGCTTCTATCGCATCAAGCTGCCTGAGTACCTGGGCTTCTTTGCGGGTAAACGTTTCGTTCCGATCATCTCCGGTTTTACCGCGATCTTCCTCGGTGTAGCGCTCTCCTTTATCTGGCCTCCAATCGGAACGGCGATTCAGGAGTTCTCACAGTGGGCGGCGTATCAGAACCCGGTAGTGGCATTCGGCATCTACGGTGTGGTTGAGCGTGCACTGGTACCATTCGGTCTGCATCACATCTGGAACGTTCCTTTCCAGATGCAAATTGGTGAGTTCACCAATGCCGCAGGTCAGGTATTCCACGGTGATATCCCACGCTATATGGCGGGTGACCCGACCGCAGGTAAACTGTCAGGTGGCTTCCTGTTCAAAATGTACGGTCTGCCGGCTGCGGCGATTGCTATCTGGCACTCAGCTAAACCTGAGAACCGTGCCAAAGTGGGCGGTATCATGATCTCCGCTGCGCTGACCTCATTCCTGACTGGTATTACCGAACCGATCGAGTTCTCGTTCATGTTCGTGGCACCAATCCTGTATGCAATCCACGCGATTCTGGCAGGCCTGGCATTCCCAATCTGTATCCTGCTGGGTATGCGTGACGGTACCAGCTTCTCTCACGGCCTGATCGACTTTATCGTACTGAGCGGTAACAGCAGCAAAATCTGGCTGTTCCCGATTGTCGGTATCATTTATGGCCTGATCTACTACACCATCTTCCGTGTACTGATCGCCAAGCTGGATCTCAAAACCCCGGGTCGTGAAGAAACGACCAGCGAGCAGACCGTGGGTAACGCCAATGAAATGGCGGCTAACCTGGTAGCAGCATTCGGCGGTAAAGAGAACATCACCAACCTGGATGCCTGCATCACCCGTCTGCGTGTCAGCGTGGCCGATGTGAGCAAAGTTGACCAGGCTGGACTGAAGAAACTGGGTGCGGCAGGCGTTGTCGTGGCAGGTTCAGGCGTTCAGGCGATTTTCGGTACTAAATCCGATAACCTGAAAACTGATATGGATGATTTCATTCGTAACTCATAA
- the bglB gene encoding beta-galactosidase BglB, with product MTVYPVKHSALLRQPEFLLPRASLQQLITRLSDNLVGITDSSGEFLLRLDDGRVIDTKGWAGWEWTHGIGLYGMYHYYQQTGDKQTLQRIDDWFRARLQEGTPTKNVNTVCPLLTLACRYEESRDPALMPVLERWAEWVMYEMPRTEHNGIQHLVYNNENHQQMWDDTLMMCVMPLAKIGQLLDRPEFVEEATYQFLLHTQYLMDRQSGLWFHGWTFDGHHNFANARWARGNSWLTIAIPDFLELMNWPEQHATRRYLLQILETQVKALADCQHESGLWHTLLDDRDSYLEASATAGFAYGILKAVRKRYLSRDYYPVAERALKGVMEHINDEGELTQVSFGTAMGSDLEYYRQIPLTSMPYGQAMALLCMTEYLRVYL from the coding sequence ATGACAGTTTATCCGGTTAAGCACAGCGCGCTGCTACGTCAGCCCGAATTCCTGCTGCCCCGCGCCTCACTACAGCAGCTGATTACCCGTCTCAGTGACAATCTGGTGGGCATTACCGATAGCAGCGGTGAGTTTTTGCTGCGCCTTGATGATGGCCGGGTGATTGATACCAAAGGCTGGGCCGGATGGGAATGGACGCACGGTATCGGGCTGTACGGCATGTACCACTACTACCAGCAGACTGGCGACAAACAGACGCTGCAACGTATTGATGACTGGTTCCGCGCGCGTTTACAGGAAGGCACGCCAACCAAAAATGTTAATACAGTCTGCCCGCTGCTTACCCTCGCCTGTCGCTATGAAGAGAGTCGTGACCCGGCGCTAATGCCGGTGCTGGAGCGCTGGGCGGAGTGGGTCATGTATGAAATGCCGCGCACTGAGCATAACGGTATTCAGCATCTGGTTTACAACAATGAAAATCACCAGCAGATGTGGGATGACACGCTGATGATGTGCGTAATGCCACTGGCAAAAATCGGTCAGCTGCTTGATCGCCCTGAGTTCGTGGAAGAAGCGACCTATCAGTTTCTGCTGCATACGCAATATCTGATGGATCGCCAGAGTGGCCTGTGGTTCCACGGCTGGACGTTTGATGGTCATCATAACTTCGCTAACGCCCGCTGGGCGCGTGGTAACAGCTGGCTGACGATTGCCATTCCTGATTTTTTAGAGCTGATGAACTGGCCGGAACAGCATGCCACCCGGCGCTATCTGCTTCAGATACTGGAAACTCAGGTGAAAGCGCTGGCGGATTGCCAGCACGAAAGCGGGCTGTGGCATACGCTGCTGGACGATCGCGATTCCTATCTGGAAGCCTCGGCGACCGCAGGTTTTGCCTACGGTATCCTAAAAGCGGTACGTAAACGCTATCTGAGCCGCGACTATTATCCGGTTGCTGAACGGGCGTTGAAAGGAGTGATGGAACATATCAATGATGAGGGTGAGCTGACGCAGGTGTCATTTGGTACGGCAATGGGGAGCGATCTGGAGTATTACCGCCAGATCCCGCTAACCTCAATGCCCTACGGCCAGGCGATGGCGCTGCTGTGTATGACGGAGTATCTGCGGGTATATCTCTGA
- the holB gene encoding DNA polymerase III subunit delta', translating to MKWYPWLNHSYRQILSQHQAQRGHHALLIQALPGMGDDALIWGISRWLMCKQPDGVKSCGECHSCQLMLAGTHPDWYRLEAEKGKNSLGIDAVRSVTEKLYHHAQQGGAKVVWLPDAGQLTEAAANALLKTLEEPPKNTWFLLSSREPSRLLPTLRSRCLLWHLAPPGEGQSLQWLQKNSAAALNERTAALRLSAGAPAAALALLDDKIWQQRQRVCEALPAALQGDIMSLLTVLHHDDAARRIGWICSLLVDAVKWQQGGGQYISNPDRQAEVIQIASLLPASAIDASLRQWIICRDRLLNVVAVNRELLLTEQLLSWEALLNPASASSPL from the coding sequence ATGAAATGGTATCCGTGGCTGAATCACAGCTACCGACAGATCCTCAGCCAGCATCAGGCACAGCGCGGTCATCATGCGCTGCTGATTCAGGCATTGCCGGGAATGGGCGATGATGCCCTGATCTGGGGGATCAGCCGCTGGCTGATGTGTAAACAGCCTGACGGAGTTAAAAGCTGCGGTGAATGTCACTCCTGTCAGCTGATGCTGGCAGGAACTCACCCGGACTGGTACCGGCTGGAAGCAGAAAAGGGCAAAAATTCCCTCGGGATTGATGCCGTGCGCAGCGTCACCGAGAAGCTCTATCATCATGCCCAGCAGGGTGGGGCCAAAGTGGTCTGGCTGCCCGATGCCGGGCAGCTGACCGAAGCTGCCGCAAATGCGCTGTTGAAAACGCTGGAAGAGCCGCCGAAAAATACCTGGTTTCTTCTTAGCAGCCGTGAGCCATCCCGTCTGCTGCCGACCTTGCGCAGCCGTTGCCTGCTCTGGCATCTGGCCCCTCCGGGCGAAGGCCAAAGTCTGCAATGGTTACAAAAGAACTCCGCCGCCGCGCTGAACGAACGCACTGCTGCCCTCCGGCTGTCGGCGGGTGCACCTGCGGCCGCCCTGGCGCTACTGGATGATAAAATCTGGCAGCAGCGCCAGCGGGTTTGCGAAGCACTGCCTGCGGCATTACAGGGCGATATTATGAGCCTGCTGACCGTGTTACATCACGATGATGCCGCCCGGCGTATCGGCTGGATCTGCTCACTGCTGGTGGATGCCGTGAAGTGGCAGCAGGGCGGAGGGCAATATATCAGCAACCCCGACCGGCAGGCGGAGGTGATCCAGATTGCCAGCCTGTTGCCTGCCAGCGCCATTGATGCCAGCCTGCGCCAGTGGATCATCTGTCGTGACCGCCTGTTGAATGTGGTCGCTGTAAATCGTGAATTGCTGCTGACTGAGCAGTTACTGAGCTGGGAGGCCCTGCTCAACCCGGCCTCTGCCAGTTCACCGCTTTAG
- the acpP gene encoding acyl carrier protein — translation MSTIEERVKKIIGEQLGVKQEEVVNTASFVEDLGADSLDTVELVMALEEEFDTEIPDEEAEKITTVQAAIDYINGHQA, via the coding sequence ATGAGCACTATCGAAGAACGCGTTAAGAAAATCATTGGCGAGCAGCTGGGCGTTAAGCAGGAAGAAGTTGTTAATACTGCCTCTTTTGTAGAAGATCTGGGCGCTGATTCTCTTGATACCGTTGAGCTGGTAATGGCTCTGGAAGAAGAGTTCGATACCGAGATTCCGGACGAAGAAGCTGAGAAAATCACTACCGTTCAGGCTGCTATTGATTACATCAATGGTCACCAGGCATAA
- the fabD gene encoding ACP S-malonyltransferase, which produces MTQFAMVFPGQGSQTVGMLADLAATNPLVEKTFREASDALGYDLWQLVQQGPAEELNKTWQTQPALLAASVAIFRVWQEKGGKAPSMLAGHSLGEYSALVSAGVIAFADAIKLVELRGQLMQEAVPEGTGAMQAIIGLDDASIAKACEESAQGQVVSPVNFNSPGQVVIAGNKEAVERAGAACKAAGAKRALPLPVSVPSHCALMKPAADKLAVALEQLTFNEPAFPVVNNVDVKCETSAEAIRSALVRQLYNPVRWTECVEFMAGQGVTSLLEVGPGKVLTGLTKRIVDTMTAAAVNDQASLSAALEQ; this is translated from the coding sequence ATGACGCAATTTGCAATGGTGTTCCCGGGACAGGGATCGCAAACGGTAGGTATGCTGGCCGATTTGGCTGCAACAAACCCGCTTGTTGAAAAAACCTTCCGCGAAGCTTCAGATGCACTGGGTTACGATCTCTGGCAGCTGGTGCAACAAGGCCCTGCTGAAGAATTGAACAAAACATGGCAAACTCAGCCTGCTTTACTCGCTGCATCTGTTGCCATTTTCCGCGTTTGGCAGGAAAAAGGCGGAAAAGCGCCGTCAATGCTTGCAGGGCACAGCCTGGGTGAGTACAGTGCGCTGGTTTCTGCTGGTGTCATTGCGTTTGCAGATGCCATCAAACTGGTAGAACTGCGTGGTCAGCTGATGCAGGAAGCCGTTCCAGAAGGAACTGGCGCAATGCAGGCAATCATTGGTCTGGACGATGCGTCCATTGCCAAAGCCTGTGAAGAGTCTGCTCAGGGCCAGGTTGTCTCTCCGGTGAACTTTAACTCACCGGGCCAGGTTGTGATTGCTGGCAACAAAGAAGCCGTTGAGCGTGCGGGTGCTGCCTGTAAGGCCGCTGGCGCTAAACGTGCACTGCCGCTGCCTGTCAGCGTGCCGTCACACTGTGCACTGATGAAGCCTGCGGCAGATAAACTGGCCGTTGCTCTTGAGCAGTTAACCTTCAACGAACCTGCCTTCCCGGTAGTGAATAACGTTGATGTGAAGTGCGAGACTTCAGCAGAAGCTATTCGCAGCGCGCTGGTACGTCAGCTTTACAATCCAGTGCGTTGGACAGAGTGTGTAGAATTTATGGCCGGGCAGGGCGTGACGTCGCTGCTTGAGGTGGGCCCTGGTAAAGTTCTTACCGGACTCACTAAACGTATTGTTGACACCATGACGGCGGCTGCGGTAAATGACCAGGCCAGCCTGTCAGCGGCGCTTGAACAATAA
- the fabG gene encoding 3-oxoacyl-ACP reductase FabG, which translates to MNFEGKIALVTGASRGIGRAIAETLVARGAKVVGTATSQSGADAISTYLGDNGKGLLLNVTDSASIESVLEKIRAEFGEVDILVNNAGITRDNLLMRMKDDEWQDIIDTNLTSVFRLSKAVMRAMMKKRAGRIITIGSVVGTMGNAGQANYAAAKAGLIGFSKSLAREIASRGITVNVVAPGFIETDMTRALSEDQRAGILAEVPAGRLGGAQEIANAVAFLASDEAAYITGETLHVNGGMYMV; encoded by the coding sequence ATGAACTTTGAAGGTAAAATCGCGCTGGTAACCGGTGCAAGCCGTGGGATCGGCCGTGCGATTGCAGAGACCCTGGTGGCGCGTGGTGCCAAAGTTGTGGGCACTGCGACCAGCCAAAGCGGCGCTGACGCTATCAGTACCTATCTGGGTGATAACGGCAAAGGCCTGCTTTTGAACGTCACCGATAGCGCTTCAATTGAAAGTGTTTTAGAAAAAATTCGCGCCGAATTTGGCGAAGTGGACATTTTAGTCAATAATGCAGGCATCACGCGTGATAATCTTCTGATGCGCATGAAGGATGATGAGTGGCAGGATATCATTGACACAAATCTGACTTCAGTATTCCGGCTGTCGAAAGCTGTAATGCGTGCCATGATGAAAAAACGTGCGGGTCGAATTATTACCATTGGCTCCGTAGTTGGAACAATGGGTAATGCGGGCCAGGCAAACTACGCAGCAGCAAAAGCGGGTTTGATTGGTTTTAGCAAGTCACTGGCGCGTGAAATCGCGTCCCGTGGCATTACTGTCAACGTCGTGGCACCTGGTTTTATTGAAACCGACATGACGCGTGCACTGAGCGAAGATCAGCGTGCGGGCATTCTGGCGGAAGTTCCTGCAGGTCGCCTCGGCGGCGCGCAGGAGATCGCTAATGCCGTTGCATTTTTAGCTTCAGACGAGGCTGCGTACATCACTGGTGAAACGCTCCACGTCAACGGCGGAATGTATATGGTCTAA
- the pabC gene encoding aminodeoxychorismate lyase: protein MWVNGEMRDSIEARDRAVQFGDGCFTTARVHQGRVQRIEAHLKRLQQACERLKIDGVDWRRLENEMSFAATTRSDGVLKVILTRGSGGRGYSATGCAAPARIMSISDYPAHYHSLRQTGVRLALSSVRLGKNPQLAGIKHLNRLEQVLIRTELEQTGADEALVLDSDALLVECCAANLFWRTGNQVFTPDLSASGVNGIQRQWVMQQVVQSGFTLKEVRVGIDALAAAEEVLITNALMPVLPVYQAESWHYSSRQLFALLCHHNE from the coding sequence ATGTGGGTCAATGGTGAAATGCGGGACAGTATCGAAGCCCGCGATCGCGCAGTACAGTTCGGTGACGGCTGTTTTACCACGGCGCGTGTCCACCAGGGACGTGTGCAGCGGATTGAGGCTCACCTTAAGCGTTTACAGCAGGCCTGTGAACGTCTGAAAATTGACGGGGTTGACTGGCGACGGCTCGAAAACGAAATGAGCTTTGCCGCGACAACCCGCAGTGACGGCGTATTGAAAGTCATTCTGACACGCGGCAGCGGCGGTCGTGGCTACAGTGCGACGGGATGCGCTGCCCCGGCGCGAATTATGTCAATCTCTGACTATCCCGCCCATTATCATTCGCTACGCCAAACCGGCGTCCGGCTGGCCCTGAGCAGCGTACGCCTGGGTAAAAACCCTCAGCTTGCCGGAATCAAGCACCTTAACCGCCTTGAGCAGGTACTGATTCGCACAGAGCTTGAGCAGACTGGCGCCGATGAGGCGCTGGTGCTTGACAGTGACGCTCTGCTGGTGGAATGCTGTGCGGCTAATTTATTCTGGCGCACGGGAAATCAGGTGTTTACCCCTGATTTAAGCGCGTCAGGCGTTAACGGTATTCAACGGCAGTGGGTTATGCAACAGGTGGTTCAGTCGGGGTTTACCCTGAAAGAAGTACGTGTCGGCATTGACGCTCTGGCAGCGGCAGAAGAAGTGCTGATCACCAACGCACTGATGCCCGTATTACCGGTTTATCAGGCTGAGAGCTGGCATTATTCATCGCGCCAGCTTTTTGCTCTGCTCTGCCACCATAATGAATGA